In Rhopalosiphum padi isolate XX-2018 chromosome 3, ASM2088224v1, whole genome shotgun sequence, the genomic stretch taaaatttaaaaaagcttTAATTGACAAACAACCAATAGCAAGAACACATTTCAATCTATAGATagcttatgtattttaataaacgttaaattaactttattgaACGTTTAACAGCAAAAATAAAGCATACCTATTAAGGTAACTTTAAACAGTTCAAACATATAACACTGAAAATGCACCGCCTTCGAAAGCTTTTATATATTCGAActgttaatatgtataaaactatatgatcaattgataattaaacactaaaaaatgaagaaaataatgcatttataggtaaataaggCAAGTATATAATGTTCACCCATTGTCttcgaaattaaataaaacacatattgacatatttttacaaaaattattatttttctatcattaccaaaaaaaaaaatgcatttgccTTCAAAtccaaatcatatttattagacATACTTTACTTTAGCGATTAAAAAATCGCAATCAATTATtgacttttaacttttatatttaagtaggaAAGTACTTCTAGTGTAGAAATCTAAGTGtagttatttgaataataaaactattaattaattaatttaggttGTTAGTGTtacgtgtttataataatattataacctgcAAAGATTGTGGTGTAGGTTAGCTTTGTGttgacttatttttttaacattccaatccaataattattattaaaggggAAAATACCAATAAGatagaataatattagataaaaaaataaaaacgacatATTTTACCTAATGTGAATGACACTATGACAGTAAAGGTACTTGTAccaatattttgtatcattaatcattaagcaattattataaatgtataggtactaatatgtgtatttttatatgtattctacaaacttattttataaatccaatggtgtgtattacatttttattgtaagaCCATTTTTGAATGACGTTAACACTCTATCTGTTCAATTTAATCTGCACGTTATAATATTCGTGTTCTGtgtgtatcattataatttattttcagattGATGCATTGATGTGtattcttcaaaaaaaaaaaattaaatgtaatataaaatataacacattttatttgaaaaactactgttttgtttataaaaccTATACAAATGttaaacgtataattatttgtaatattatactttatatacacttctgcatatatttgtataagtatatatttatttacattaaagcGAAATTTGCAATGCACAGTTTCAATCACATATTGGTCTTTTGTCGGGACTTCGGGACAGAGAGCTCAATATCGGCGACAGTCCCGATACATATATAGGGGACGGATGGCAACtccatattatttaagtattataataggaCAATAGGTACACCTTATTGTCAACGATATGCAATTGTTTCGTCCATCTTCATTTAACCCGATTCTTGTCGTTGACGATATTGTCcagttttacattttactttagacatattataacaattcaGTTCAAATTATACGCGAGAGTTATAGACAAATTATATCAGaaatacatttgataatataaataaataagtaagaaCACAGAGAAATTTGTGATGTAAGGTCACAGGCCCAGCGGTATATATTGGAAGTGCTAGTGCCCGTGCCTAGTGTGGTGCGAGAGGTGCATGCGCTCGCACTTGACGCCAAAAGCTTTTTTATAATCTAAACGATATCAATGGAAGTTAGCCACATtacaattcatatatttttcacGTTTACGTTATCGACATCACAAACATTGCCCTGATCGCCGGtgtcgaaaaataatattatatagtgttcaCTTTGAATTTTGATTGGCGACTCGAAGTCTATTGTAagcgatcataatattatatagtatcgcGAGAAGCTAaagatatatagatatacaggtacctggtttttatttttgtttatttttagtgttggtaggtatttattttttccccgAAATGACGACGGTCGTTGATCGTCGACAACGataatagactatattatataataatatatgttatatgtcatatttattattattacttagtataataatgaatttaataacaCAAACAAGTGTCGACTGGGACGAGTcgtacgatattattttaaacccaTCTGTGGTAGTGTTCACATCATAGTGCATTTAATCCAGAAGTTAACAtgggtacctataattatttttcatctgcaatattatttaaaggtgAGTTATTTTTCGTGCAATCGAACAAATttgatttgtaaataaataataccggTTTAGTATGAAAGGGACTtatctatcaatattttttgttccacCTACATAGTTTGAGTTACAACGTagatattcttattatatatatatatatatatatattgttttaaataatgagaaCTGAGTTGTAccttgaattatattaattattttattcatttaataacataacaaacataacatacaaaatatgtagcacagttaaaacaaaaaaatataatacaaattcaatgTGTATTTTACCCAAAATGTGTTAGTAGTTAGGTGATGGCACACTTAACCGGTAGCaatatcttattaatatattataatgaatacataaaataattagaataattttgtcGTGAGATACTACTTTATTATCTtcaaagaatataaataaatttaacatagaaCAAATatctggaaaaaaaattaattattaatattattattattattattatttattatgtatattatatgatatatatttatatatatataatatatatatatatattgtgtttattatattatgaatattgtaaaTGGATAAATTCAGTAATATTTTATCGAAGATCGTGTGTGTCGTACGAAATCCAAgccgtttattttaattttatttagcaaCGAGATATAAGACGTAGCTCGTCACATAATTAAAGTACAATCAATTTTAAACTTGACaagaaaattcaattttttaccaATCTAACGAAAGTGGTGCGGAGACTGGCGACGAAATCGAATCTTACATGGACGGGACGCTGCTTACAACGTGTAACCGATTCGTCGgctaataaaaatttcaaaaaaaatttgttcaaCTGTTGATCTCAAAGTCGTTTAGGTTAAATTTTacatggtatttattttttgtaatgatgGCTTTAAACGTAGAACCAGATTGTTTAGTAATACATTCTACAACGTTGTAAGTACTCAATTCctattgtatttcaattaacaataatagaaCGTGCGGGaacgtgttaaaaaaaataaaacgcgtGGAATCGTATTCCTACCTCAATCtctacatatactatattaattatatggtgataatagtatacaagtggtaattatattagttaagaCGAGAATCTGGTTAAgactatttaggtatattttttatttttatccaaaacAACTATATTAACATGTAAGtaccatttaataaaaaaaaaacatacttatttaattattacaaaatttaatttgattaaaagtaatttgtttccttgtgtattatataatatataaggttagattttattaaattattacgcacattaaacaaacaaataatagcTATTACAGACTttctatgaaattataatttttctcttAGTATTTTCAGCATTTTCTCTGCAATTgaaccataaataaatataatgtactctAGTTGTGAGACAAAAATTAATCAaggataatattaaatctaaaaaattaaaaaaaaaaaaataatcgctaAATGTTTCGCGAATTgtgtaaaactatattatagtctattcaCAATGAGATCATTACTCGGCGGCCTAGTTGTGCGCATGGGCGTGGCTTTACAACATAGTAGGCATACAGGTAGGTTAGGACAAACGGGTGTTGTCTGACCGCCGCCGAACGAAAACTGGTGGTCgccgagtatatatatatatatatatatatataatctattgtGAATAGACTATAGACTGATATTCTAAAGAGTGCGCGCGCGCCCTAGCGAAAACCGAACACCACCTTTTTCGAACTTGCCGTCCGTAAAAGGTGTCCTTACTCTAATTGTTCTAATCAGCCACGGAATGCCAATTCCATATACCTGACCGTTCTATCATTAGTGCCTATAATTAGGAAGAACGTTGATTTCGCTCGCGCATTCACGCACAATCGCAGTCAGTCTTCAGTCATCAGTCGCCTTTTTCGCGACACTTGCTCGCTACCTGCCCAATAACCACCGTCGAATATCAGCACCACGCGACAACAGCCGTGCCGAAAAATTATCACTGCTTCCAGTTAACTTCCGTAATATTCCGTCATCCGTCAGTTTCGGCATTCAAGAAACTGAACGCGCTACTGCTGACAATACGCCAGTCTCTCTTCCAGAAACGCTTTTCAGTCGGTTAGTacaatgattaatataaataaaaatcattttattttgatattacaaACTTGATTGATAAAGGTAAatcatttgtaatattattaacatttactgGTCGAAGTGTATATTGTCATCTACCATCGACGTCTCCGAAATCaaaataaaccattattttatcAAGTTTTTAGAAACGATCGCgagtattttaagtaataataaaatatttatagtataggtattctttacatatttatataatactaagtaTTTGCCTTATAAATTCGTgtgacatattaaaataatatgatacttatGTGTAGGGCGTGGATTTGTAtgcattttcatatttattctgTTTAATCGTATGATATGCTTAGTGAGCACAATATTTGTTTCATgacataaagatttaaaaaatgaaactttttagtgcatatttttttgcatatttcgatgtttttttttaaaattttgtttaatatcaaaaataaattaataggtatacttgTAGGTATAAACGGTTTTCCTTTATAATCGGggaaataaaatacgtataccaAGATGACAAAGATgacgaaaaaaatgaaaaattgtagaAAAGTATCTATAGTAGGGttctgtaattttttaaatatattttattaattaaatattcgaaaaataaatttttttgctaattttttatgtatatttttattttacatgcatatttaagattttttagcgCATATTTGGTtgatttttaatgcatataaatctGCGCTCTACTTATGTGTTTTATCCACCTATAACCTGCAGAATATAAACCACCTACAAACAGAGTTgcagaacaaaatattatctaaataattattcgaatgattatttttataactatacgaaaaaaaaaaaattataaaaaatgtaattgataacttttataacataatgctaatactaaatacaaatttattcgAATTATTTACTTTAGTTTCTTCTTTAGATAGttctatatttgtttaatttatagtatttttctatttatttaaattaaaagaagaTTTACAATCgtgaacttaaaataaaatgctaactagtgttttttaatacgtaaatgttttaaattttaaattaccaaaatacCAACCATCTGTTAACTtagatcaaattattaaaaattgttcgaataattattatgaaaattagttgaataactttttatttgattaaaaaatattatctaaataatcatCTGTATAAAATTTTATTCGAATGATGCCCAAGTCTGCCTATAACTAATTGTATTGGTgtattttagttcattttcaactaaatttcattttagttcacttttcatatttttcttatttcaatatataaatatacctattacataatatttatattgaataatataggcTGTTTAAAATATGCGGTTTACCTaaccaaaaattgtttaattaataaaaatgtttttataaacattgaaaATGCCTAATGTCATAATAGTGAGGAAGTGATATCAATTCGTACATAGGTTAGTACGGGAATGGGACTTTTCGGCGCTGCCGTTTCGACGCTGCCGTATCGGCGATAGATATTTTCGGCGCTGCCGTTTCGGCgataatgacaaaatacatgttataatgaaaatttcttttagtacaatattatgtgtaataaaaaaaaatattaagttattttaataagtactaaatttataaaattcaaattcaacgacATTCATggctataaaaatagtataataatagtatatagtaataattcgaATTGGGattttagtacaaaataatacacatataaattatagtcagttatttagatataaaagagattaaaaaactatatacatttgtaaaaaaaaaatataatataataataataataatatattcaattaatattaattaattatacaattatagtcaAAATTTTACTTCAAcgctatattatttgatattcccCTGATAAATGTTGGAATGTCATTTTTATCGTATCTGtcaattagtttataaatacgATTGTCTGTGTCTCTAAATTTTTGTAACTTTTTCCGTGGACTATTACCTGTTACCAAATGTTCACCAGGTTAGTACGTATATAAAGAAAGAAGTAAAGAAAGGAGACTTTTACCTATGCATTTTTGTCTTTTATGAGATATAATAGAAGATATTAGGGAATAATGTGTACTTTGAGCAATTGTTACacaaattaacataaaacaacACAATATTCCACATTCTTCACAACAATTTAGACACAATTGAGAAACATTTCATATAATTAGGGATGAGAAGTAAcagaaattgtatatttttttccatattttctatttatagctAGGTGAGCtaacaattttttctataacttAGTGAGttcatatttgtaatttttatgcatattttgacgttttttttttcaagaatagCATATTAATGATCTTTTGTGCTTATAAATGCATTTCTAGTaaattcgtatttatttttaacacaatttatctcataaaacaataattgaacACAAAACCTGCAGTTTCATAAGTGAGCGATTTTTACACACTGAAACAATGACCACATATAAttgaaggaaaaaaaataataattaaatgcgaTGGTCATAAtatttacgaaaataaatatacgtattgttTAGTTATAGAAGTTTTTccccttttaaaaaaaattattcggaTAATCGTCGTCGTTTGAGCGTTGAAAATGTTCAAtgcaacaaatttaatttattatataataaatgcatttttttttttttttggttgttggataatttaatagcataataatataaatcaatctttatgcatattttcgtagcaaataaaaaaagtaaatatataatagtataaaaatatataacaatttttatgcatattttcgtttttttttgtgcataCACTTTGAcatattttaccaattttacTTTCCATAACTTATCatctttacatataatttacagtggtgttttaaccaaataatatacagaaattaaataatgactaatttataacctataagtaccatattattttaattttatttaattttttaaattatctttttttgtagaatgatattattttttattttttatttatttgtttgcaaAAGACCGCATACTATATGACAATCGAATAATATATGGGTAATATACGTTTTATGTTTGTGTTATACATTTCTAGTTATGTCTAAAACATTAAACccgcataaataatatagtttattttaagtgataaattacatatttaattttttttatatttttccagtattaattgaaaatgtcaATGAATTATGTTTTACCAAAAATTGAATCAAGTATTGAGTTAAAACAAGAATCAGaacctatattaaaaattgaaacaattgATCCAGAACCACCATGTATAGGACTCGCTGAACAATTATTACTTGAAGAGCAAtacgatagttcaatttttGAAGATGATTTCGAGGATGATAATATTTCTGTCGGAGTTGAAGATTGGAGTGAATTTTTACAAACACACAAAAAGAGCGATATGGATTGTAATGATAGGAACAATTCAACTCCTATAAATGCAGAAAAATATGACGGCCATAAACAATTAGCTCAtgagaaaattaataaagaatgtaaatatctatatttttgtaaattaatatcaaataattatctaatgactaactgaattttattttgttattaaaggTTCATATGATCTTCGCAACAAAGTTGTCTCAGGAATTAACAACAACCCAGCCAATAGCATAAGTATACAGACCAGGAAAACGGTAAATGGTTTAGAAAAACCTCTACCTAAAATTAATCAACGTTCTAAACCACAGAAAAAAAATTCGTCGAAAAGAAAGATTACACGAAAAGCCCAGGAACAAAAATTACGAGATCACTTAGCCACAGGATTTAATATTCTGAGAGACACCTGTGGAAGTTCTAAAATGAATAAACGTGTGGTATCTAAGGTAACCATACTTATGGCTGCTAAAAAAGAGTGCGAGTGGTTGAGGAATATTGAAAAAGATTTGCTGATGAAGAAAAAAACATGCCTTAAAGAATATGAGAATTTGATGAATAAGAAGGCTGAAATTATTGCCAAATCTAAAACAACATAATAGAAGGTACTATTAAaccaacttttatttattaataataataatttattatgctatgtttatatatataattatttttttttttttttatagtttaatagtcTCTAAGTGTATAGGAATTATAGCAAAgattttgtaaatgtttaaatgttatttgtataatatgtgtatataacgtCTAACTTtgtattttacgttttttttatgtatctgtattaatactattataatgattaaattaaattgaaataatatatctacatgaattaaatatattatagtatatatatttgtgtgttcTTAACGAGATTTTGTATAATGTGCCAGACCTTCATTTAAAATCGATTATGCGTATTTCTTAATGCTTAACTACATTTTAtggatttaattgatttattttcatattaacaaacgaattattttaaaacttaacattccaacagtattttaatttaagttatatttttaaactgtaaggttattttttattttaaaattgtgtgttaaaactcaataaaacacataaaagatttttatataaatatgtcctttatgaataaaattgtggttacattatgtaattaatttgtaattaaaatgctAGGGACGCTACTTTTTTAAAAGTAGCTGGACTGCTAGAGTACCTCTACTACTTTATTTCCAAGTCAACCACTGGTTAAATAGCTTTTAAAAcctttatcaaataatttctcatcgttataatatttttaaaactgtatgtGTACTTGTCTTGTGTGGTATCTATAGTCTTATAAACGATACTTtcaaatccttttttttttcaatgtgttATTATACGTAAATCGACTATTTGAGTAAAGGTATTTCCAATTTTATTAGGAAATTGACGGACTGTATACATTCAAGTAAATGGATAGTTTAGACTTCTAAAAATGTTACAGTTTACGTTTACCAATACACAACGATGAACgaccaataaataaaaatgatgtacaatttgtattattttgtttaaatttgtgCGTCCCTGTAAATAAAGTaagataaaaaaagtatttatttaaaaatttattttgattttaaatgcaGATGCtttcaaaaaagtatttaaataccgtGACCAAGtacttttttcaaatgtatttagaaATACTTATTTGAGtctttaaaaagtatttgaatacttttactCG encodes the following:
- the LOC132927456 gene encoding uncharacterized protein LOC132927456, with the protein product MSMNYVLPKIESSIELKQESEPILKIETIDPEPPCIGLAEQLLLEEQYDSSIFEDDFEDDNISVGVEDWSEFLQTHKKSDMDCNDRNNSTPINAEKYDGHKQLAHEKINKECSYDLRNKVVSGINNNPANSISIQTRKTVNGLEKPLPKINQRSKPQKKNSSKRKITRKAQEQKLRDHLATGFNILRDTCGSSKMNKRVVSKVTILMAAKKECEWLRNIEKDLLMKKKTCLKEYENLMNKKAEIIAKSKTT